The proteins below are encoded in one region of Sminthopsis crassicaudata isolate SCR6 chromosome 1, ASM4859323v1, whole genome shotgun sequence:
- the ATCAY gene encoding caytaxin isoform X3, translating to MGTTEATLRMGNVDVKEEWQDEDFPRPLPEETGMDTLGSPVEDTSSPPNTLNFNGAHRKRKTLVAPEINISLDQSEGSVLSDDFLDTPDDLDINVDDIETPDETDSLEFLGNGNELEWEDDTPVATAKNMPGDSADLFGDGAAEEGGAANGRLWRTVIIGEQEHRIDLQMIKPYMKVVTHGGYYGEGLNAIIVFAACYLPDSNSPDYHYIMENLFLYVISSLELLVAEDYMIVYLNGATPRRRMPGIGWLKKCYQMIDRRLRKNLKSLIIVHPSWFIRTVLAISRPFISVKFISKIQYVHSLEELEQLIPMEHVQIPDCIQQYEEERIKARRERSEEKPEVMEERSSVVTEDQETSMS from the exons ATGGGGACCACAGAAGCAACCCTGCGAATGGGAAATGTGGATGTAAAGGAGGAATGGCAGGATGAAGACTTCCCCAG ACCCCTTCCAGAAGAGACAGGAATGGACACTCTTGGCAGCCCTGTTGAAGACACATCCT CTCCTCCAAACACTTTAAACTTCAATGGGGCTCATCGTAAACGAAAGACACTCGTTGCTCCTGAAATCAACATTTCACTGGACCAAAGTGAGGGCTCCGTCTTGTCTGATGATTTCTTGGACACCCCTGATGACCTGGACATCAACGTGGACGACATTGAAACCCCAGATGAGACAGATTCCCTGGAATTCCTCGGAAATGGCAATGAGCTAGAGTGGGAAG ATGACACCCCTGTGGCCACTGCTAAGAACATGCCCGGTGACAGTGCAGACCTCTTTGGGGATGGGGCAGCTGAAGAAGGAGGCGCTGCCAATGGGCGCCTGTGGAGAACGGTCATCATCGGTGAGCAGGAGCACAGAATTGATCTCCAGATGATCAAACCTTATATGAAAGTGGTGACTCATGGAG GATACTACGGTGAAGGTCTGAATGCTATCATCGTCTTTGCAGCCTGCTATCTCCCAGACAGTAACTCTCCAGATTACCATTACATAATGGAAAACCTCTTCTT GTATGTCATTAGCAGTTTAGAGCTCCTTGTAGCTGAAGATTATATGATTGTGTATCTGAATGGAGCTACCCCAAGACGGAGAATGCCGGGTATTGGCTGGCTGAAGAAATGTTATCAGATGATTGACAGAAG GCTTCGGAAAAACCTAAAATCCTTAATCATTGTTCACCCATCTTGGTTTATTCGAACAGTGTTGGCCATTTCCAGGCCCTTCATCAG TGTGAAGTTCATCAGTAAGATCCAGTATGTGCACAGCCTGGAAGAATTGGAACAGCTCATCCCCATGGAACACGTGCAGATTCCCGACTGCATTCAACA atatgaagaagaaagaatcaaAGCCAGGAGAGAAAG ATCAGAAGAAAAGCCAGAGGTGATGGAGGAAAG GTCTTCAGTGGTCACAGAGGATCAGGAAACAAG CATGTCATGA